In Borreliella garinii, the sequence TATATAAAAATCCAATAATATTGCCTAGTAAGTCCTATTATTTTAAAATTTTAAAAAAAAACACAAATCCTAACTATGTTTTAGATATAGATAAATATGGTTTATTTAAAACATTGAATAAAGATTATTTAGATAATATACTTATTATTTTCAATGCAAAACCTAGAGAAAAAAGAATATCTATTAAATGTGACAAGCTAAGTAAAAAAAATAAAAAAGAGAAAACAAGAAAATTTTTTGAATGGAAACTTTTCAAAAAATAGCATAGCTAAACCAATATTAAAAAATACGCTTTAATAGTAATATTTTACTATTAATTTATTAAGTGAATGCAAATAATACAAAACTATCAATAAACAAAAATGGAATTTTTGCAAAATTGAGATAGACTGAAATTTATCAGAAATTAAGGGAGAATTAAAATTTTTATGACAGCAATCATAGTATATTCATGCTTAACTATGTGTATAGTTTATTTTCACATGCAACTTAAAACATTTTTTACAAAATTAATTAGATTTTTTAAAAAATGTTTTAATATTTTTTTCTTATTAATAGAAATGTTAAAATTAATTTTTTATCTATTAATTATCAAGAATAAGTTTTATATATTTATAATAATATCAATCGCTTTAATTACAATTAAGATAATAATTTAAATTATTGTATTAATTGTAATTAAGATAAAAAATTCTAACCCACAAATAAAATAGAAATGTTTTAAAATAAGTATTATGTCTAATAAGCAACTTATTAAAAACACTTATTTTTATAAAACCTTTATTTATCTTAGAATAAAGGCTTAAATATAAAATAATAATATATACCAAGCTGTCAATAATCGAATATTTTCTCATTGAGAAACTTTGTATTGACTGCCTTAAAAACATTAACGCTAGAAATAATAATTTTTTATTAATTAAATTATGATTTCTTAGAAGCTTCTATATATTCCATAATTAAAGTTCGTATAAATCCAGAAGCTGTTAATCCCTTTTTATCTAAAATAGAATAAAATTCAACCCAATATTCATATTTTAATCCTATACTTATTTGTTTGATCGTCATTTTTGACCTACCGGACTTAACATTTGAGTTATTATTATCAACAACATCATTGTCAACACGAGAAGCAAATTTAGATTTGCTAATATTTTGTTTAATGATTTCTTCTAAATCAACCTCTTTACTTATAGGCATAAAGCATCTCCCAATCTTGAAAGTTCCAAGATAGACTTACTCTCAGGATAATAATCAAAAATCGACTTTTTATATAGCTGAGATTCTGCTATTTTAGCATCTTGTCCAATCTCATAAAGATCATATCCAAAGGTTTGAAATTGCCTTAAGTGTAAATTATGTCTTTTAAAACTTTTATTAAGCAAATTGCAAATAATCTTCTCATGTTTAACCTTTTTTCTATAAGATTTTAACAAAGAATCAAACTCTTCCTTAAAAATATTAATTCCTTCAAGACTTAAAAATTCTGGAGTCAATGGAGTAACAACTTCGCACATTGCAAGAATAATTCTTCGCTCCCAAAGCTCAAAACTGGGGGATAAATCGAAAATCGCAAATTCAAATCCCAATTTTTCTAATTCCAAGCAAAAATCATCTATCAAATATGGAAAATCCTGCAATTTGTGTTGCACATCCCTTCTAAAAGTTCCGCTAGGCACACATGGCAAAATATAAAAATTTTTTTGTATTTGTTTTAATACTTGATCTATATCTACCTTCTTTAAAAGAGAATCTTTAATATCTAACCTAAGAATTTCATGGTTAAGAAACCACGTAGAAGAACTTCCTTGTTGTATATCACAATCAACTAATACAACTTTTTTTGTTTTAGATAAATAGCTTGCAATATTTCCACTTAAGGTAGTTTTGCCAACACCGCCTTTTTGAATATGAAATGCTATTTTTTTCATACAAACTTCCTTTTAATTATATTATATCATATATTAATTACTTTATATCATATATTAATTACTTTATATCATATATTAATTACTTTATATCATATATTAATTACTTTATATCATATATTAATTACTTTATATCATATATTAATTACTTTATATCATATATAAATTACTTTTACAAAATTTCTCAATAAATCAAACCTGATAGTGGCTTAAGAAACTGTTAAAAGTAAGTGTACTTACGATACTTTCCACTTTCCTTAATGAAAAATAGCAAACACAAACACCTAAGCTTATCTTATAAATTAGGCACAATATTATTAGAACCGATAATTTTTGAGCTTTAAGTCTATCAAGATCACATTACTCTTACTATAAGTAATAACAAATAAACAAATAGAATTCTTACTTTTTTTTTTAAAAAAAATCTAAGAAAAACTTAAAATAAGTTATAATTTTCAAAAACTTTTTATTATCTTTTTCACTTTTTATAAACAAACCTCTATATATATAGAAACAGTGCTATTATGTCATAACAAAGCATTAAAAAATCACATGACTATTTGTATAATAACAATATAAATCAACACAGCATAACTAACTTATAAAACAGCATTAAAATAAAAGCTTTGATTATCTTAATTTAAAGACTTTATTAATAAAGTCTTTAAATAGAAATTAAATCAATAAAAAGTCCTAAGAAATTTCTCTCTTAAAGACTTTTTATAAATGGTTAAAGGTTAAAGATAAGTTTAAATTTACAACAATTTAGAAAAAAAACAAAATTACAAATATTTTTTTATTTGTAATGCATATTAATTGATATATAATATCAATTAATATGCTATATTATATTGTAATAATAATATATTAATTGATATTTAAGGGATAAAAATGCAAAAAGAAATAACAAGAAACTATAATGAATATGTATTTGGAGGCATCAAAGGAACTTTCTTTGGAAATTCCCAATATGAAGCTAATTATCGAGCAAAAATAAATGGCTTTATAATCGACTTTTTTAAAATTCCCATAAGTTTAAAGAAAAAATATGAAATTAATATTAAAGCCCTTAGTGATCCTAATTTTTCATCCACAAATATTGCAATGAATTGTATAAATACTTTTAAACTTATAGTTGATATTGTTAATATGCAAACTGGAGAAAATTACGATTACGACACATTTATTACAAAAACCAAAACAGAAAAAATGCTTAAATATGGAACAAAAATAATTGCTGCACTAGCAAGACACTTCGATGAACAAAACAGAAGCAACTTTAATGAAAGCTACTACGAATGGGAAAAAGGCTGGATAGATAAAAAATGGATAGATTACGAACCAACTGAAGCAGAAATTAAAGAGATTCAAACAATGAATCAAAAATCAAACCCCTTGAAGCTTAAAAATGAAGAAAACCATCTCAATAAAGGTCAAATAAAACTTTTAAAAGCTATCAGTAAAATTGAAAGCCAGTCACAACAACATAACGCCAAACCAAATAACAAAACTAAAAAATTAAAAGGAAATAGTAAGAAAGAAGCTCAAATTTAACAGTTTGCTTTAAAATGCTATATTTTATTTATTATTATTAAATAATATTTACAAAATTAAAAAAATAAAATATTATATATATAAGGTAGAAAACTATCTACCAACAGTCCCCAACACCCCTATTAATCCTCTCCAAATAAGATTAGGGGTAGGGACTTCTTTTTTGCTAAAAACTAAAACATTTAATGTCTAAACTAACAAGTTTATAGCAAATAAAAAAAATGAAAATCTAAAAAGCATAAATTAACTAAAAATTAAATTCTTATTAAGATAAATATAAAGTATAAAATTTCAATAAGATAATTGAGATTTGAATAATAATTTCTAAAGACAAATGTGCATAATTAAAATTAGCAATAAATAAAATTTCATCTTAAACAAGATTTAATTTTCTCTCCAAAAATATAATTCTTGAAAAAAAATTTTAAAAATACATGGAAATACTCAATTCTTGAACTAATAATTGAGTATTAAATATTCTCCTTTTTTAAAATTAAAAGAATTTATTATCAATATTTACTTCATACCATACATTCTTTTAAATAAACCTCTTATTTTTTAAGAGGTTTTCTTTTTATATAGAGAAAATCAAAAATCAATTAAACTATTTGACGCAAAGCTCTTACTGGGCAAATATAAATTTTTAACTTATTCTAGTTCATAACTTTAATATCTGCCGCAAATTTCTAAAAATAGAGAAAGAAATTTTCTCTGAGGAATTAATAAAAACTACTTATATAGCTAAAATTTTTATAAAATTTAGACTTTATAGATAAAAACGGTTTACTAAAATTATTCAAGACTGCTATCATATATAAGTTATATAATGAAAAGTAAAATTTTTATATTTTTAGTGTTTTTGATTCAAAATTTGACAATATATTCTCAAAACACAATCTATGAATTTAAACAAACTAAAATTAAAAATATAAAGGGAATATTTATTAATTATAAAGTCTATTTAACAGAAAATTTAGCAATTGACAATGTAAAAACCTTAAACCATATTTCCACATTCAAAATCAATCTTGTTATTGATAAAAACATTGCAGCTTCTATTAAAAATGAGCAAGATGTAATTAGAGCCGGAAATGAATGTGGTATCTTTTTAGAATTTCAAATTAATAACCGCATATACTATACCAAATTTTCATCAATAAAATATATTTTAAAAGCAATTGAAAGTTTTACCAAAATTAAAAATACAATGAATAATTCAGAAATTAAAAATCTTGAAGACAATGGAATTTTTTTATACAAAAATGGTCTCTCATACAATTTAAAAACAGATTTTCAAGAAACAGCAATATTTGTAAATTTTCTTGGCTTTAAAGATAATACCGGAAAGCCTTACTTTATCTTTTACCATGATAATATAGAGAATAAAGATAAAAATTTAAAAACAATCTTAATTTCCTTTGAAGAGTTCCATAATGGAATAAGAGAAGGGCTGTTTTTATTGAGAAATGAAAAAGCTATGCTAGAATTCATCAATCTTTCAAAAGATTAAAACAATAGATAATATAAAAACAATTTTCAAGGCAATATTATCCCAAATTAATGTTTAAAAAGCTTATTTATACTAAATACTCTTTATATCTCTTTCCTGGCAAATAATCATTTAACTTGGGCTTAAAAAGCATTTAAACCTAAGTTAACTTCCACCAAGTGCTTTAACTTTTAAATTAAAATCGTCCAAAAATTTTTTAAAAGGAATCTTGCTAAAACTTACAATAACATCATTCCTAAATGCATAAATTCTAAATGCGGCTATATCATCATTACCCAAGGCAACAAATCTTATAAATTCACTTTCTGAAATACTAAATTTATAAATTTTCACCTTAATGTTTTTTTCAGTAATTACTGTTGTATGATCATAAGGAAAATATGAATCATAAAAATCGTCATAATAAATAACACGTTTGCTATCCTCTGAGACCAACTCCCCTTTAGACTCAAATCTTGTATCTGTGATTATCTTTTCAAGCTTTATTTGATTAGAATTTCTAGCCTCAACTTTAACCAAAATAAAATATTCCCTTTTATTTTTTAACTTATCATATTTAATAGAAATTACAGACCTAAATACTCCATCTCTAGAATAATTTACACCAATATCATATTGTGAATCTAATACCTGAGAAAACCTATCATAAGCTATTTGATAAGTTTGACAAGAAATTAAAAAAAATACTAAAATAAACAACTTTACAGTAAATTTTACATTCATTAAAACCTTCCTTTAATTTATCTTATATTTATTTTAAAAAAAATTCTCAAAATCAGAAAATTAAATAATAAAATTAATTTAAATAAAAACATTCTCATTCTATAGCTTGAATTAAAATTTAAAAACTATTATTATTAGGTGTTGTTCTAACAAAAACCAATTTAAAAGATTAGATTATATCTAATCCCAATTGCTATGAATTTCAAAGTGCATCTATAGGAGAAATCGTGTATAATGACCCAAGGTCAATTATTAATACTTACTTTGTAAAAAACAGAAAAATATTCATTATCAATCCCATAGCTCTTAAATTTGAACTTAATTTTGAGAAAACTATTCAAACAAACTCAAAAGAGAATATAGCTCTCAAAACATTTAAAGGTGGAATTATTAGTTTAAAATTAAGGATAAATGAATTTTATAAATTACCAAAAGACATTCTAAAAGGAAAACTTGAATTTTATATTAACTATGTAAGTGAAGAAAAGCTTAAAATAGTGTACGACATGATGGTGGTCAAAGTTCATACAATTGATTTAAAGGCGAGCAATAAAGATAAAATTTACCTAATCGGACTTAAAATACTTGGGTCTATTTATAGAAAAGAAAATGTAGAAAATGCGTTTATTCCTATTATAAAAAATAATAATACTTACCTTTTTGAAGACAAAGAAAATAACCAAAAAGTTAATTTACTCTTAAAAGGCATCAACAAGACTATTGAACTTCCTTTTTTGACAAAAATCAGCTACTCAAATATCAAAATTATCAATAAAGCCGATATAAAAACTAGTGAAAATTTAAATGTAAATATTAAAACAACAAATAGAATGTTGCTAAATCTGAGCACAAAAATATACGAAGAACTAATCTTAACAAATTCAAATCAAATAAAAACTATCAATAGCAAACAAAAAATTCTAAAAACATTAAGATCTTTTATTGAAAATGAAAATGGATTAGGGGGGAAAATAAGATTAATTTTTCTAGAAAAAACAAATTTTTTGACTAAAAATTTAAACTTAAATAACTTAGACTTTATTTTAAATGACATTAATATTATACAAGAAAATAGCTATATCAAAATTGATATAGCTTTATTAGAAGATGAAATTGAAAAAAAATACTTAAACCAAGTCTCAAACATAAACCCATTTCTTAAAAATATCACCTTATTGTAAGTTTTTTTGGCCAGATAAATTAATGTAATCACCCCAAGCTACATTATCTAACAACTCTTAATAAACACTCTAATAAAAGCATTCAATATATAACCTACATCCTTGAAACTAACACACAATATATAATAAAATAAAATTAATGAGGTATTTATGTTAAGCATTAACGGAGTAAGGCTTTATTCTTTAAAAGAATTCCAAAATATATTAGAAGATTCTTATAATCTTTCAATTAGCAAAAATACTATATCTAAAAAATCAAAAATTTTAAGATGCGCAATTCATGTAGATAACCGGCCTTACCTTTTAGAAGATTTTTGTACATATTTTCTAATGGACTTTAGAAGACCCAAGCCTATAACAAATAGCATGAAAGAAACAATTCAATTAAGAATTGAGCAAGCAAAAAAAATAATGTCCCGAAAATCTACAAAGCATGAAATACAAATTGTTCCTAAACACATAGGTCATATTTTATAATCCATCGTATTGACATTTCAAAAACATTGTTATAGAATATGGTAAAAAGCTAATTATTTTGTTTGTAATATAGTGAAAATTTAGAATGCAAGCTAAATAATTGAAAAAGCTTCTGAAACTACAACAAATTTCACTTCAGAAGCCAGGATAATATAATGATAATAAAAATAAGAAATAATGTCAATAAAACTTTTAATAATCTTATAACATTAGAAGAAATTATAAAGAACAACCAAAAAAATACAAGCTCTAATTTAATAGAACTAAAGCACTCAAGATTAAAGTCATATTTAACTAAAAAAAGGGCCATATATCAAAGGATACTAAAGGTATGCTGGGCAATTGAACTTAAAAACAAGGAATACTATAAATCTAACAAACTTAGAACATATTCTACAATAGAAATATATAATATAGTTAACAAATGTCTTGCAAAAGATAATCAAAAAACATCAATCAGAACATTAGAATATGATATATCATTTTTAAATCAAGTATTATTGATAACAACTAAACTAAAACATTTGGGTAAAGATAATGGAAGCTTTGCATTTTACATACAAAATAAAAATCTTTGGAAACACCGTTTTACAATTATTCAAGAAGCAATTAATAGAGAAATAGAAGAATATTTAAAAGACAAAAAAATAGTATCTGATTTTTCTAAAGAAATTGACAATGCTAAAAACAAAAATAATATAAAAAATATAAAGCCTAACAGCTCAATTGCAGATGAATCAATTGCAGATGTTATACCTAAAGGTATAAAAGATATATATAAGATAAAGAATTCTATAAGAAAAAATAATAAAAAAATATCCTATAAAGAATATATTGCAAGTAAACTAGTAAAAGTTCATAAAATAGAAAAACTTAAAATAACAAAAATACTAAAAATAAGCAATAATGAAAAAACTTATGTCAATGCACTAAGAAACTTAAAGTTAGCAATAGAAACGTATAAAGAAGAATATAAAATCGAAGATATTTCAAATCATTTTATAAAAGAATTTAAAAATAAATATAGTAAAAAAATCTGGATGATGAACGGAAAAACTGATAAAGTAAATGACTTTAATGAAATTTGGGAAACAAGATTTAAGAAAGCACTTTTAAACAAAAGTTTAAAAGAAAGCTATCACAATAAATATTTGAAAGACAAAAAGAATATTACTAATTATGATAAAAGAATAAGAGTGATTTTTGATAATCATAAAGGTCTTAAAAAAATAAGCAAAATTAAAATTAATTGAAAAAATATTAGTTTTTAATATTATGATAATTTCAAATAAAGGAAAAATTGGTTTGATTGCTAAATTCAAAATTAATGTTAAATAAACATCTTAGATGTTTATAGGGGAAAATAATTATATTAATTAAATCTATAAAAGATTTAAATAGAATTAATAATTTTGTATTTATTATAGATATTATTTTCCATTTATCCTAGAATGATTACCTCTGTTTTTATAAATTTTCTCTTTTTATAAGTAAAATAACCCCAGATAAAATCTCTAATTTCTAATATTACTATTTACTATAAAAATTTTATCTTCACTAAATCTGTTTTTCAAAAACAGGTCGCTACTTTATTTTAAAGTTAAAGCTTTCTTGTTTATTTTGATTCAAATAACTAAATTCTCTACTTTCTACTACAAAACAAAATTTGTTTTGGTATTTTTTATATCCAATTCTTAAAATAATATTTTGGTTTTAATTTATTATAGCTTTCAAGCTATAAGTTAGACTTAACATTATTTAGTATCCTAGAAAACTTTTTTATTTATCTTTGAAATTAGATATTAATTTATTAACTTTTTCATGATCTTTTTTCAAAAGATTAGTATTTCAAATAATTTTAATTTTTTCTTATTATTATAATATATTCAATTCCAAAAAATAGATATATCTATTTGTAGAAAACTTACATTTTGATATGTATTTAAATATTTGAAAATTTTTAATTCTTTTTCACTTATATAATAAGCGCACATCCTTTTTATCACTTTATTCTTTTTTATTGATAAATTTTGACCATTTATTTCTAAATTGTCATTTAAATAATATAAAAGGGTATTTTAATTAGAAATTTTAAATTTTCTGTTTACAGAATCTATAATATATAATTAAGACTATTGATTTATTCTAATGGTTATTTTTAAATTTAGTGATTTTCACTAAGGTGTTGCTCTATGTGCTATATGTCAACTTATATAAAAAATAAGAATTACTTAGAGGAAATAAAATTTTTGAAAAATGTGTTTATTTTTGACAAATCTTTATCATAGTCTATTTCATGGATAATTAATGATAAAAGTGCAAAAAGTCTTTTTGGAATAAAAATATATATATACCATAAGAAGTAATCAATTTTTGAGTATCTTAAAAATTGTAAAAAAATTTATTAAGCTGCAAAATTGATGGTTGCAGCTATAATTAATAATTTATTAAAATAAGTTTTAGAAAATTTTACTAACTTTCTTATATTTATTATTGTTTTTTGCATAATACTTGCTTTTACGATGAAAAAATGCAAAAAATCAGCAATAGGAAATAAAAATAATAATTACAATAATAAAGATTTTTCTATTGAGCTTAAGTTATGAGAAGAGAAATGATAAAAAACGTGAACTTACATTTTATAATAAAAAGAAAAATATTATATCTATATAAATTCTTACAATAGTAAGAGATAAAATAGATAAATTTATAAAATCAATTATTGAACCAGAAATAAACTGTAAAAAGTTTACAGCAGAAATACATAGTGGAAGCAAAGCATGTGATGATTCTCAATCAGATAATATTAAAAAGCCATAGGAAGAATAAATTGTATATAGTAAATCTATCGATACAGACTGTTTCTTTG encodes:
- a CDS encoding ParA family protein is translated as MKKIAFHIQKGGVGKTTLSGNIASYLSKTKKVVLVDCDIQQGSSSTWFLNHEILRLDIKDSLLKKVDIDQVLKQIQKNFYILPCVPSGTFRRDVQHKLQDFPYLIDDFCLELEKLGFEFAIFDLSPSFELWERRIILAMCEVVTPLTPEFLSLEGINIFKEEFDSLLKSYRKKVKHEKIICNLLNKSFKRHNLHLRQFQTFGYDLYEIGQDAKIAESQLYKKSIFDYYPESKSILELSRLGDALCL
- a CDS encoding plasmid maintenance protein, producing the protein MIIKIRNNVNKTFNNLITLEEIIKNNQKNTSSNLIELKHSRLKSYLTKKRAIYQRILKVCWAIELKNKEYYKSNKLRTYSTIEIYNIVNKCLAKDNQKTSIRTLEYDISFLNQVLLITTKLKHLGKDNGSFAFYIQNKNLWKHRFTIIQEAINREIEEYLKDKKIVSDFSKEIDNAKNKNNIKNIKPNSSIADESIADVIPKGIKDIYKIKNSIRKNNKKISYKEYIASKLVKVHKIEKLKITKILKISNNEKTYVNALRNLKLAIETYKEEYKIEDISNHFIKEFKNKYSKKIWMMNGKTDKVNDFNEIWETRFKKALLNKSLKESYHNKYLKDKKNITNYDKRIRVIFDNHKGLKKISKIKIN